Genomic DNA from Candidatus Omnitrophota bacterium:
CGACTTCAACATTTTCAAGTTTCAACATCGGAGGCGCCCTTTACCTTGTGTTGATGGTTCCAAGGTACGCTTCGATGACCCGGGGATCGCGTTGAATCTCTTTCGGCGGCCCCTCGGCAATCTTCTTGCCGTAATCCAACACGGCCACGGTGGTGGAGATGGGCATGATGACTTGCATGTCGTGCTCAATGAGCACGATGGTCAACCCTTGAGCGTTCAACTGCTGGATGAGCTGAAGGAGTTGCTGTTTTTCCGTGGGATTCAATCCGGCCGCCGGCTCATCCAACAGCAACAGCTCAGGGTCCGATGCCAGAGCCCGCGCAATTTCTACTCGCCGCTGAAGACCAAACGGCAGCGCGCTGGCGAGCTCGCCTGCGCGATCTGAGAGTCCCATGGTTTCCAATAATCCCATGGCTCGATCATGCGCCCATCGCTCTTCCCGGCGCGCTGCGGGACTGAGCAGAATGGCGCTCGCCAATTCTGCCTGCGTGCGAATATACATGCCGATGAGGACATGTTCGAGCACCGTCATGCTCGCGAAGAGGCGGATATTTTGGAAGGTTCGCGCGATGCCATACTGGACGATTTCGTCAGGGGCCAATCCCGTAATGGGCTCAGCGGTGTCGCGACCAAACGTCACCTCGCCGCCATCCGGCCGCAACACGCCGGTGAGGCAATTAAACAGCGTGGTCTTCCCTGCGCCATTCGGTCCAATCAGGCCCACGACGTCGCCGTGCATGACCTGGAGGCTCACGCCATCAAGCGCGGCCACGCCGCCGAACCGCTTGGTGAGGTGGCCAATGTTAAGCAGGAATTGCGCGGACATAGCGAGTGCGCCGTCGATGGCGTGTGGCGCCGAAGAGCCCTTGAGGACGCCAGCGGATCATCAGTATCATGGCGAGGCCAAAGACCAGCATGCGGTACTCATCGAAACCTCGAAGCAATTCGGGCAAGATTCCGAGGATGAGCGCGCCCGCCACCGCTCCGCGGATGCTGCCCAATCCGCCGAGCACGACCATCGCTAGAATCATCACGGAAAGGATAAAGTCAAAACTATCCGGGGTAATCGTGCCTTGCTTCGCGGCGAAGATCGCCCCGGCCAAGCCCGCGATACACCCCCCGCAGCCTTGAGCCAGCAGCTTGAGCCGCAGCACGGGAATCCCCGCGCAGGAAGCGGCTAATTCGTCATCGCGAATCGCCACCCAGGCCCGTCCGATCCGAGAGCGGGATGCGCGCACGCAGACTCCGATCACGATCAACGTGACGAGGCACGCCAACACGTAATAGGGTGCTGAGGACACGCCAAAACTGACCCAGCCGCGGCCCGGCACCCAGATCGTCGGATGCGCAATGCCTAAGAGCCCATTCGGTCCGCCGGTCCACCGGTCGAGATTCGTGAAGGCAATGCGCACGATCTCGCCGAAGCCTA
This window encodes:
- a CDS encoding ABC transporter ATP-binding protein, whose amino-acid sequence is MSAQFLLNIGHLTKRFGGVAALDGVSLQVMHGDVVGLIGPNGAGKTTLFNCLTGVLRPDGGEVTFGRDTAEPITGLAPDEIVQYGIARTFQNIRLFASMTVLEHVLIGMYIRTQAELASAILLSPAARREERWAHDRAMGLLETMGLSDRAGELASALPFGLQRRVEIARALASDPELLLLDEPAAGLNPTEKQQLLQLIQQLNAQGLTIVLIEHDMQVIMPISTTVAVLDYGKKIAEGPPKEIQRDPRVIEAYLGTINTR
- a CDS encoding branched-chain amino acid ABC transporter permease yields the protein MRFKKFVTWQWAGVGMTMLALPLIDPNPYHLDVLTTSLLYALLALGLNIIVGLTGLLHLGYAAFFAIGAYTYGLLNLHWHWPFWIGWIPASLMAGVFGVLLGAPALRVRGDYLAIVTLGFGEIVRIAFTNLDRWTGGPNGLLGIAHPTIWVPGRGWVSFGVSSAPYYVLACLVTLIVIGVCVRASRSRIGRAWVAIRDDELAASCAGIPVLRLKLLAQGCGGCIAGLAGAIFAAKQGTITPDSFDFILSVMILAMVVLGGLGSIRGAVAGALILGILPELLRGFDEYRMLVFGLAMILMIRWRPQGLFGATRHRRRTRYVRAIPA